GAACATGTACCGAAAGATATTATAGCTCTGGGGATACAGGCAGGAAATGCTATCGGAAATGGACTATATGGAGTTGACATTAAGGAAAGTCACGGAGATTTGTATGTGATTGAAGTAAATGACAATCCTTCTCTAGATGGTGGAGAGGATAGACAGTACCCAAATATCTATGAAAGGATAATCAATCATTTAATGAAAAAAAGTAAATAAAAAATAATTACCTGATGTAACCTGTTTCTTCATTTCCAGGAGGCAATGTCTGATATTCAGTCATATTCTTCTGCATTTCTTGTATCTTTGAAAGTGCTTTTTCAGTTTCTTCTGCTCTCTTGTCTAACTCTTCCATGCTAATCTCGAGCTCTAATATATCAACTAATACCTGTAGAACTGCCTTTGAAGCTTTGGCATCAATTATATATCCCGGAGATTCTCCCAAAAGACATAGGCCCTTCATGTTTCTAATTTTTCCCATTGCAATAAGAAGTCCAGATGCACCAACAATTGCGGAACCTGGGTCTTCTCTAAAAACAATATTTTTATCTTTATATTTTTCGACTGTTTCAATGTCAGATGCAGCGCCTAATACTTTTGGTTCTTTCACAGGATATCCGCCTGTAGAGTACCCGCCCAATGTAAACATTTCTTTGACACCAAATTTTTCAACAAAATCAAGAATTTTTGTGGAAATTTCATAATGTCCATATGCGTCTGTGGGGGGTGGCTGGGTATCACCAGATAAGAACAATATATCTCTTTTTCCGCCGGTGTAATAATAAAATTCGTTCTTCATCAATCTCATAGTTGAATCTTTTTCAACTAAAGCTTGATGAGGGAATCTTGGAGAATATAACTCAGCAAATTTAACAGCTTTTAATTCTTGGATAAGATGATCAGCAGCTAATTTTCCAACAAGCCCTATTCCTGGAAGGCCTTCCACAAATAGTGGATTATCAAGTTTTATATCTTTTATTTCTTCAACAATATAAGTTTCTTTCATAACACTCCACGCTCTTTTTTGATTAATCTTCTGTATTTACCGTATTTGTCCTCGGGCGAAAATTTTGGGGGGTGAGGATTTACTGTACGGACGTTACACAAAGGACATAAATCCTTTAATGTATATTTATTACATTTAGGGCAGATTTTCATCTTCATATTATGATCTCTTAAAGGATCCTTTACCCTCATTACTCTGAACATGAGAAATTGCCATCTCTGCAATATCTCTCAAAACAGATTCTGCTGCTTTATAATCTTCGGCGACAATGTGAATAGAATATTTGGGAGACCCTTCGTTCCTTATCTCTACGTCTTCCACTTTGTCTTTGAATTTTTCTCTGGCGTTGACTAAAGCGTCTTTTACTACATTTACTCCGTCGCCAGAAAAACATTCAAGATTTATATGGCCAGTTATAGAAACTAATGGATTTTCAACATTAGTTTTAATAATTTCATAAAGCCCATCAAGGTACTTCTCATCTATTACTCCTTCTAAAACACTCTTGCCTTTTGTTGAGACTTCTTCAAAAGCGGCATATAACTCCCCATATTTATTAACAATGGGCACTCCGATATTATGGATAATATCTTTGTAATCTTCTCCAATGTTTGTTGCATATAGTTCCAGTAGTTTTTCGCCTTTCTTTTCTCTCTTGAATTCTTGCACTTTTGTTTTCTTCTGTTGGCTTGTAACTCTTCTTAGGGAAAGATCTATATGATTTTTAGATTCATCAACTTTTAGAACCTTACATACTATCTTTTGGCCTTCCCTGACATGATTTCTAATGTTTTTAACCCAACTGGAGGAGATTTCTTTTATATGTATCATGCCCTCCTTGTCATATTCATCAAGGATAACGAATGCACCGTAGGGAAATACTTCCTTAACGGAACACATGACAAGGTCTCCCTCTTCAGGGTATGCCTTTTCGAGCATTAAATAATCACTCCAACACTTCTAGTATTTCAGCATTAATTTTGCCTACTCCACCTTTTGACTCGACAAGGGATTTCCCACAAGTAAGGCATTTTACAGTAATAGCGGGTCTGTTAAAAACTATCTGTTCACTTGAACAGTCAGTGCATTTCACTCTCAAAAATTTTGAAACGAGTTTTTTCATTTTATGCCTCCTCGAACTCTAACTTTCTAATTCTGAAGCCTTTTCTTGTAGTGGCTTTTTTGCATAATTCGCATCTATACCTTAAATCTACTTTGCTTATAGCTTTCCCACCACTTACTGAAGATCTGGGGAAACCTCTGTAACCTTTAATTTTTCTTCTATACCTTCTCTGACCTGCACTAAGTTCTCCTCTTTTCCTTTTCTTTACAGTCTCAACTTTATGTGACGTGTGTTTCTTACAGGTCGGGCAGTAAGTATTCATCTTTTTTGGCATTTTCATAAGAATCACTCTCGACTAGCTCTCAGCAACTTTCTCTCGTATTAATATCTCAGCATTTCTCAAGGGGATTGAAATTATTTCCCCTTTTTTATACGGCCCATAGGACCTCATATCCTCTCCTATGAACTCTGGTACATCTTGTGAGAGCTTTACCTCCTTAAAAACCTTTTCCCTTATGTCTTTAGCAAGAATTTTTACATCTAATATATTGCCTTTGTATTCATTAAGAAGGTCTTGAATATCTTTAGAGATTTTAGTTTCTATTCCATTACTGGAAACTGAGTTCCCAAGAGATTCCCCAACTATATATCTAAATTTTTTTCTACAAAAAAATTCAAATTGCATTTTAGCGTAGTCACTCTTGGCCTTTTTGATTTTACCTTCAAGTGTGTCTTCATAAAAATTTTGAGTTAATAAATCAAGAATCTCTTTGTTATCTTCCTGATTAGAGTCAATCAAACCCATTTTTATACATTCTTTTCTAAAAATATTTATTGGGTCGTCATTATATTTTCCCATTTGCTTCTCATCTTTCTACGCGTGGGGCTAGTATGAATACAAAAGATGCGCCTTCGATTTCAAATTCAATTTTTACAGGCATATCGTTTCCTATTTCAATTGACATTTCTCCAGGTATTGACTTTGACATATCAGTTAAGTAGCTCAAATTAAATGTTGAAAAAGCTCCTGCGGACACAATCAGCTCATAAAGATCAGGGTCACCCTTCTCAAGTTTTACTTCAATGTCGCCTGTGTCACCTTCGGCATTCATATAGAATGCGTCGTCCGCTTTTAGAGAAACGTGATCTGAAACTATATTTGCATCTTTTAAACCCTCTCTGAAGGCCTGAGAATTTAGTCTTACCTTAGAAGAAGTATTCAAGGCAGGCATTTTGAGATTCGATTGTTCTGTGACGTCTATAAGCTGGCACCCGAATCTTCTAGTTGATGTTCCTTTCAAGACCATGAGTATTTTGTTTTTCTCTTCATCTAGTTTTAGAACAAGAATATCATCGCTTCTACTCCTGTTAATGAATTTTGACATATCTTCAATGTCAATGCCTATAATAGCTTCTTTATCAGTTTTATATTCTGCAAATACTTCCTTGTTCATTTTAAAATCAATCATGCTAACATGAGATGGATCCATAGCTCTTAATTCAATACCTTCGTCAGTAATCTTTAACGGAACTTCTTCCACAAGACTGCCAATAGCAGTGACACATTTTCTCCATGTTTCAGCACTCAAAACAGCTTCAAACATTAGCTCACCTTACAACCTCTATTCTATAGTTATTAATATATTTATATAAATTTATTGGAAATTACTTATAATATAGATTTTTAATTTTATCAAAACTTTCCCTGTAGAGCTTTATATCGAGATCTGACATGTTTTGGATTAGCTCTCCTTTAAGGGATCCCGAGATAGAAACACCGAACACTCTAACAATGTCTCCTTCTCTAAAATTAATATCTTCACCAAAAACAACTTCAATTTGGCCTGTGCCATCGTCCAAAAGAATATCATTTCCATCTTTTTTAATTATGGCCCCTACTACACTGACATGTTTTTCATTCGGTA
This Methanofastidiosum sp. DNA region includes the following protein-coding sequences:
- a CDS encoding proteasome assembly chaperone family protein — encoded protein: MKETYIVEEIKDIKLDNPLFVEGLPGIGLVGKLAADHLIQELKAVKFAELYSPRFPHQALVEKDSTMRLMKNEFYYYTGGKRDILFLSGDTQPPPTDAYGHYEISTKILDFVEKFGVKEMFTLGGYSTGGYPVKEPKVLGAASDIETVEKYKDKNIVFREDPGSAIVGASGLLIAMGKIRNMKGLCLLGESPGYIIDAKASKAVLQVLVDILELEISMEELDKRAEETEKALSKIQEMQKNMTEYQTLPPGNEETGYIR
- a CDS encoding RNA-protein complex protein Nop10, whose translation is MKMKICPKCNKYTLKDLCPLCNVRTVNPHPPKFSPEDKYGKYRRLIKKERGVL
- a CDS encoding translation initiation factor IF-2 subunit alpha, which produces MLEKAYPEEGDLVMCSVKEVFPYGAFVILDEYDKEGMIHIKEISSSWVKNIRNHVREGQKIVCKVLKVDESKNHIDLSLRRVTSQQKKTKVQEFKREKKGEKLLELYATNIGEDYKDIIHNIGVPIVNKYGELYAAFEEVSTKGKSVLEGVIDEKYLDGLYEIIKTNVENPLVSITGHINLECFSGDGVNVVKDALVNAREKFKDKVEDVEIRNEGSPKYSIHIVAEDYKAAESVLRDIAEMAISHVQSNEGKGSFKRS
- a CDS encoding 30S ribosomal protein S27e yields the protein MKKLVSKFLRVKCTDCSSEQIVFNRPAITVKCLTCGKSLVESKGGVGKINAEILEVLE
- a CDS encoding 50S ribosomal protein L44e yields the protein MKMPKKMNTYCPTCKKHTSHKVETVKKRKRGELSAGQRRYRRKIKGYRGFPRSSVSGGKAISKVDLRYRCELCKKATTRKGFRIRKLEFEEA
- the pcn gene encoding proliferating cell nuclear antigen (pcna), encoding MFEAVLSAETWRKCVTAIGSLVEEVPLKITDEGIELRAMDPSHVSMIDFKMNKEVFAEYKTDKEAIIGIDIEDMSKFINRSRSDDILVLKLDEEKNKILMVLKGTSTRRFGCQLIDVTEQSNLKMPALNTSSKVRLNSQAFREGLKDANIVSDHVSLKADDAFYMNAEGDTGDIEVKLEKGDPDLYELIVSAGAFSTFNLSYLTDMSKSIPGEMSIEIGNDMPVKIEFEIEGASFVFILAPRVER